In Catalinimonas alkaloidigena, a single genomic region encodes these proteins:
- a CDS encoding NUDIX hydrolase: MDLQQLQARLTQELPGEQAHRRMASSLRTGGRFTWQPNDQTRESAVLIALYPHHGEIMLPLIQRPTYAGVHSAQVALPGGRREAVDETLFATALREAREEVGIHTDAVQVLGSLSHLFVGASNHLVLPVVGLLAERPAFLPDPTEVDEVLEVAVTTLRDPSTQKETDLHVRGTDLRAPYFDVQGRIVWGATAMILSEFLWVWEEALDLR; this comes from the coding sequence ATGGATTTACAACAGCTTCAGGCACGCCTCACGCAGGAGCTTCCGGGCGAACAAGCCCACCGGCGCATGGCCAGCAGTTTGCGTACCGGCGGCCGGTTCACATGGCAACCCAACGACCAAACGCGTGAAAGTGCCGTGCTGATTGCGCTTTACCCACACCACGGGGAAATCATGCTGCCGTTGATTCAGCGCCCTACCTACGCGGGGGTGCACAGCGCGCAGGTGGCCCTGCCCGGAGGCCGACGCGAGGCGGTCGATGAGACGCTTTTCGCCACCGCCCTGCGCGAGGCCCGCGAAGAAGTGGGCATCCACACCGACGCAGTGCAGGTGCTCGGCAGCCTCTCCCACCTGTTTGTCGGGGCCAGCAATCACCTGGTGCTGCCGGTTGTGGGCCTTCTGGCCGAACGTCCGGCTTTCCTGCCCGATCCCACGGAAGTAGACGAAGTGCTGGAAGTCGCGGTGACCACGTTGCGCGATCCGTCCACGCAAAAAGAGACCGATCTGCACGTGCGGGGCACCGACCTGCGAGCTCCTTACTTCGACGTGCAGGGGCGGATCGTCTGGGGGGCTACGGCCATGATCCTGAGCGAATTTCTCTGGGTATGGGAAGAGGCGCTCGACCTTCGGTAG
- a CDS encoding GtrA family protein — protein sequence MQHVIARSHLRQIIGFFVAGLVCAAIEFAILVGLVETLQLNPLVANPFAILVATVLNYFLSRWWVFESGRYSRRKEFVAFMVFSVLGFVLNQGLMWAFVDGLDINYKFGKVLAIGGAAVFNFITKKYLVFKG from the coding sequence ATGCAACACGTCATTGCCCGGTCTCACCTTCGGCAGATCATCGGCTTTTTTGTAGCAGGCCTTGTATGTGCCGCCATCGAATTTGCCATCCTGGTAGGCCTTGTCGAAACCCTGCAACTCAATCCGCTGGTTGCCAACCCCTTTGCCATTCTGGTCGCCACCGTCCTGAACTACTTTCTCAGTCGCTGGTGGGTTTTCGAAAGTGGGCGGTATTCCCGTCGCAAAGAATTTGTCGCCTTCATGGTGTTTTCCGTGCTGGGTTTTGTCCTGAACCAGGGGCTAATGTGGGCCTTTGTCGATGGTTTGGACATCAACTACAAGTTCGGGAAAGTGCTGGCCATTGGCGGTGCTGCCGTATTCAACTTCATCACCAAGAAGTACTTGGTGTTCAAAGGGTAG
- a CDS encoding ComEA family DNA-binding protein, whose protein sequence is MSRLVRLAVLLVALVLSQQSRAQAPPRPEVDLNQFVEQLFPLQDQDVNYEDIYEALFQYYRTPLDLNQADREALESLYILSELQINAILAHRQQFGPFLSLYELQAVPDLDLTTIRRLLPFLTVDALTGVDPRPFWERLQDPDQHYVLVRGTRTLEPRRGYTPPDTTASGEPTSRYQGPPEQVYARYRLARRGDYSFGMTVEKDPGEPYRWHPSTHQYGMDFVSYHAMLENRGRWQRIVLGDYQLQFGQGLLLSSGFVIGKGSETITTVRRPQLGIRPYTSVLEANFLRGVAATYQLHPTLHLTAFYSRKRVDGTVQSEATDSLSDPLDYVSAFNISGLHRTPTELSRRNQVLEQVAGGDLTFAKGNLRVGATGLYTHYELPLQRTPRLYNQFDFNGQRNLNVGLHYSYTWRNVSFFGEGALSQNPASATPGKGLVTGLVASLSNKVSYALLYRHYTRNFHALYGNAFGERTRNLNEQGVYTGIDIRPTRLWTISAYYDQFRFPWLAYLADAPSKGHEYLLRVAYQPNKQLLLYGQYRLENKEKNRSDNQTPVDFLTEHLRTNVILNLDFAPRESFSFKSRVQWSRYEQEGDRTTGYALMQDATWQGGRWRLSGRFALFDTDDYNNRQYAYERDVLYAFSLPAYYGRGIRRYLLVQYQLGRRTDLWFRVARTNYRDQRSISSGLEQINGTHRTDLRFQVMHQFGK, encoded by the coding sequence ATGAGTCGGCTTGTCAGGCTTGCCGTGCTGCTCGTCGCCCTTGTGCTGTCGCAGCAAAGTCGGGCGCAGGCCCCACCCCGACCGGAAGTGGACCTCAACCAGTTTGTCGAGCAGCTCTTTCCGCTTCAGGACCAGGACGTCAATTACGAAGACATCTACGAAGCGCTGTTTCAATACTACCGCACGCCGCTGGACCTGAACCAGGCCGACCGCGAAGCGCTGGAATCGCTCTACATTTTGTCGGAATTGCAGATCAACGCCATTCTGGCGCACCGCCAGCAGTTCGGCCCTTTTCTATCGCTGTACGAGCTGCAAGCTGTGCCCGACCTCGACCTGACGACGATCCGCCGGCTGTTGCCCTTTTTAACGGTCGATGCCTTGACCGGAGTCGATCCCCGGCCGTTCTGGGAACGCCTGCAAGACCCCGATCAGCACTATGTATTGGTGCGCGGCACGCGCACACTGGAACCCCGGCGCGGTTACACGCCGCCCGACACGACCGCGAGCGGCGAGCCGACGTCGCGGTACCAGGGTCCTCCCGAGCAGGTGTACGCCCGTTACCGGCTGGCCCGTCGGGGCGACTATTCGTTCGGGATGACGGTCGAGAAAGATCCGGGCGAGCCGTACCGCTGGCACCCGTCGACGCATCAGTACGGAATGGATTTTGTGTCGTACCACGCCATGCTCGAAAACCGGGGACGCTGGCAGCGCATTGTACTGGGCGATTACCAGTTGCAGTTCGGCCAGGGGCTCCTGCTCTCCTCAGGCTTTGTGATCGGCAAGGGCAGCGAAACCATCACCACCGTGCGGCGGCCGCAGTTGGGGATTCGCCCGTACACTTCGGTGCTCGAAGCGAACTTTCTGCGGGGCGTCGCCGCCACTTACCAGCTCCATCCCACCCTCCACCTGACGGCCTTCTACTCCCGCAAGCGGGTGGACGGCACGGTCCAGTCGGAAGCCACCGATTCGCTTTCCGATCCGCTCGATTACGTCAGCGCGTTTAACATTTCGGGGTTGCACCGTACGCCCACCGAGCTTTCGCGGCGCAATCAGGTGCTGGAACAGGTAGCGGGCGGCGACCTGACGTTCGCCAAGGGGAATTTGCGTGTGGGAGCCACCGGCCTGTACACGCATTATGAACTGCCCCTCCAACGCACGCCGCGCCTCTACAACCAGTTCGATTTCAACGGGCAGCGCAACCTGAACGTCGGCCTGCACTACAGCTACACCTGGCGCAACGTCAGCTTCTTCGGCGAGGGCGCCCTTTCGCAGAATCCTGCTTCCGCTACGCCGGGTAAAGGGCTGGTGACCGGCCTGGTGGCCAGCCTCAGCAACAAGGTCAGTTACGCGCTGCTCTACCGCCATTACACCCGGAATTTCCACGCCCTCTACGGCAACGCGTTCGGCGAGCGCACACGCAACCTCAACGAACAGGGGGTGTATACGGGCATCGACATCCGGCCAACGCGCCTGTGGACCATCAGTGCCTATTACGACCAGTTTCGCTTTCCGTGGCTGGCCTACCTGGCCGACGCCCCGTCGAAAGGCCACGAATACCTGTTGCGCGTGGCCTATCAACCCAACAAGCAGCTGTTGCTTTACGGACAGTATCGTCTGGAAAACAAAGAGAAAAACCGGTCGGACAACCAGACGCCGGTGGATTTCCTGACAGAACACCTCCGCACCAACGTAATTCTGAACCTGGATTTCGCCCCGCGCGAGTCGTTCAGCTTTAAGTCGCGCGTCCAGTGGAGCCGGTATGAACAGGAGGGCGACCGCACTACGGGCTACGCACTGATGCAGGACGCTACGTGGCAAGGGGGCCGCTGGCGACTGAGCGGGCGGTTTGCGCTGTTCGACACCGACGATTACAACAACCGCCAGTACGCCTACGAGCGCGACGTGCTCTACGCTTTTTCGTTGCCCGCGTACTACGGCCGGGGCATTCGCAGGTATCTGCTGGTGCAGTACCAACTGGGACGCCGCACCGACCTCTGGTTCCGCGTGGCCCGCACCAACTACCGCGACCAGCGTTCCATTTCTTCCGGGCTAGAGCAGATCAACGGCACGCACCGCACCGACCTGCGCTTCCAGGTGATGCACCAGTTCGGGAAGTAA
- a CDS encoding TlpA disulfide reductase family protein, translating into MRLRVLFALMGILFLMSCQPGTSERQSTEPVALKEGTWRATLQLPDAELPFLMEVANGTDGTPVLTVINGEERLPLNEVEISGDTLRAPLHIFDAEIVAQVTPETMQGYFEKLDTETEYKVDFAATWGKDYRFAPVSQEPASDVSGKWAVTFDDGEDPWEAVGIFEQEGTHLSGSFATATGDYRYLDGVVRGNTLELSTFDGSHLYVFTADILGDSMRGKFESGLTGHYTWTARRNPDAALPDADTLTHLKEGYDRVAFSLPNVEDGQPLSLDDARFQNKVVVVQIFGTWCPNCMDETAFLGPWYRENKDRGVEIVGMAFERKNDLNYAQTRIRKVKERFGVEYPFVFAGTTAEEDRAKALPALDHIMSFPTTIFIDRQGKVRRIHTGFSGPGTGEMYEEFVRDFNQTIDELVGEDV; encoded by the coding sequence ATGCGTCTACGCGTTTTGTTTGCCCTGATGGGTATTCTTTTCTTGATGAGTTGTCAGCCCGGTACTTCGGAGCGGCAGTCGACCGAACCGGTTGCGTTAAAAGAAGGCACCTGGCGCGCCACGTTGCAACTGCCCGATGCCGAACTGCCGTTCCTGATGGAAGTAGCCAACGGCACAGACGGCACGCCCGTCCTGACGGTGATCAATGGGGAAGAGCGTTTGCCCCTGAACGAAGTAGAAATCTCGGGCGATACGCTGCGTGCGCCGTTGCACATCTTCGATGCCGAGATTGTGGCACAGGTGACGCCGGAAACCATGCAGGGGTACTTCGAAAAGCTGGATACCGAAACGGAATACAAGGTGGATTTCGCCGCCACGTGGGGAAAAGACTACCGCTTTGCGCCGGTCAGCCAGGAGCCCGCGTCCGACGTGTCGGGCAAGTGGGCGGTGACGTTCGACGACGGCGAAGACCCGTGGGAGGCCGTCGGGATTTTTGAGCAGGAAGGCACGCACCTGTCGGGCTCGTTTGCCACCGCCACCGGCGACTACCGTTACCTGGACGGCGTGGTGCGGGGCAACACGCTGGAGCTTTCAACCTTCGACGGCTCGCACCTCTACGTGTTCACGGCCGATATTCTGGGCGATTCCATGCGTGGTAAATTCGAATCCGGCCTCACCGGTCACTACACCTGGACGGCCCGCCGCAATCCGGACGCGGCCCTGCCCGACGCCGATACGCTGACGCATCTCAAAGAAGGCTACGATCGGGTGGCGTTTTCGCTGCCCAATGTGGAAGACGGCCAGCCGCTTTCCCTCGACGACGCGCGTTTTCAAAACAAAGTGGTCGTGGTGCAGATTTTTGGGACGTGGTGCCCCAACTGCATGGACGAGACGGCATTTCTGGGACCCTGGTACCGTGAGAACAAAGACCGCGGCGTGGAGATTGTGGGCATGGCGTTCGAGCGAAAAAATGACCTGAATTACGCGCAAACGCGCATCCGGAAAGTGAAAGAACGCTTCGGTGTCGAGTACCCGTTTGTGTTTGCCGGCACCACCGCCGAGGAAGACCGCGCCAAAGCGCTCCCCGCCCTCGATCACATCATGTCGTTTCCCACCACGATCTTCATCGACCGTCAGGGAAAGGTGCGTCGCATCCACACCGGTTTTAGCGGCCCCGGCACCGGTGAGATGTACGAAGAATTTGTCCGCGACTTCAACCAGACCATCGACGAACTCGTTGGGGAGGACGTGTGA
- a CDS encoding tetratricopeptide repeat protein has protein sequence MASEKQQALAYLFAQLRATEDHRIARQLENKIWCWWMQSGDDALDQTLMRGFVAMSEGALTEAIRLFTEVIETLPDFAEGWNKRATAYYLRGDYKASVDDIQKTLVLEPRHFGALSGWATICAHLGDDEGTLYALEKLLEIYPHQPSVVDEIRAIHRRLGR, from the coding sequence ATGGCGAGTGAGAAACAACAGGCATTGGCCTATCTTTTTGCGCAACTGAGAGCAACCGAGGACCATCGTATTGCCCGACAACTGGAAAACAAGATCTGGTGTTGGTGGATGCAGAGTGGCGACGATGCGCTGGACCAGACGTTGATGCGGGGGTTCGTCGCGATGAGCGAAGGAGCACTCACGGAAGCGATTCGGCTCTTTACGGAGGTGATCGAAACGTTGCCCGACTTTGCAGAAGGGTGGAACAAGCGCGCCACGGCCTATTACCTGCGGGGAGATTACAAGGCGTCGGTCGACGATATTCAGAAAACGCTGGTCCTGGAGCCGCGCCATTTCGGGGCGTTGTCGGGTTGGGCAACCATTTGTGCACACCTGGGCGACGACGAAGGAACGCTCTACGCGCTGGAAAAGCTGTTGGAGATTTATCCCCACCAACCTTCGGTCGTAGACGAAATCCGGGCCATTCACCGCCGCCTGGGCCGCTGA
- a CDS encoding DUF4249 domain-containing protein, whose amino-acid sequence MKNLLFMLGTWVLLGGCIERINPELPKSEPYLVVDGTITDQPGPYQITLRESVGFKQEDGSWSLPPVVGAQLSITDGGGTVTTLYEVEDGVFQTPDRFRGEVGQTYTLHITLENGRQYRSSSEQLWAAGADTLYAAYLTSDDPEERAHQLIAEVDVREGEAQFYRWTFDYYYQVNTEIQYPACCPTCYISKNSLNSIVIDKSQGGQQLRTVLVKVPYKARYKIMYWVEQYTLTEQAYNYWRLIDEQQNAVGGLFDPPPALIRGNLTSETDPDEVVLGYFQVAAYQRKKVFMYRDENDPVPIPMVIKGDCRQLADASVEEPEGWE is encoded by the coding sequence ATGAAAAACCTACTTTTTATGCTGGGGACCTGGGTCCTGTTGGGAGGGTGCATCGAACGCATCAATCCGGAACTGCCCAAGAGTGAGCCGTATCTGGTGGTCGATGGCACCATTACCGATCAGCCCGGTCCTTACCAGATTACCCTGCGCGAATCGGTCGGGTTCAAGCAGGAAGACGGAAGCTGGAGCCTGCCTCCGGTCGTGGGCGCGCAACTGTCGATTACCGACGGCGGCGGCACCGTAACGACGTTGTACGAAGTAGAAGATGGGGTTTTTCAGACCCCCGATCGTTTTCGGGGCGAAGTGGGGCAGACCTACACGTTGCACATCACGCTCGAAAACGGGCGACAATACCGCTCGTCATCGGAACAGTTGTGGGCCGCCGGAGCCGATACGCTCTACGCCGCGTACCTGACCAGCGATGACCCGGAAGAGCGGGCGCATCAGTTGATTGCCGAAGTGGACGTTCGGGAAGGGGAGGCGCAGTTTTACCGCTGGACCTTCGACTATTACTACCAGGTCAATACCGAAATTCAGTACCCGGCCTGTTGCCCTACCTGCTACATCTCCAAAAACAGTTTGAATTCGATCGTGATCGACAAGAGCCAGGGAGGGCAGCAGTTGCGCACGGTGCTGGTCAAGGTGCCGTACAAAGCGCGCTACAAAATTATGTACTGGGTCGAGCAGTATACGCTCACGGAACAGGCCTACAATTACTGGCGGCTGATCGACGAGCAACAGAATGCCGTGGGTGGGTTGTTTGATCCGCCACCGGCGCTGATCCGGGGCAACCTCACGTCCGAAACCGATCCCGACGAAGTGGTGCTGGGCTATTTTCAGGTGGCGGCGTACCAGCGCAAAAAAGTTTTTATGTACCGGGACGAAAACGACCCCGTGCCCATTCCGATGGTGATCAAAGGCGATTGCCGCCAACTGGCCGACGCCTCGGTCGAAGAACCGGAAGGGTGGGAATAA
- a CDS encoding TonB-dependent receptor, which translates to MKPPTRYLLFCLFGLCAFFSLRAQQATVQVTDRFENKPVAQILADWQQRYAVRFFYQPPWLAGQTATATFQETPLAQALAQVLASSKLYALFYNERYVVLSPEPLGDETRQVTLIDTNQVQDAPFGPFPGGSDFALSGYVREAETGETVIGGAVYIEELERGTQTNAFGFYALKIPAGHYHVYFRSIGLEDQIVEVTLTADQTQNVELRDEAIQLREVTVMGEAEDANVRDVRMSASKMEISTMKHIPAAFGEVDVVRSLLLLPGVTSVGEGSAGFNVRGGSVDQNLVLLDDMPIFNASHLFGFFSGFNPDAVKDVTLYRGGVPASYGGRLSSVLDVKMKDGNTKEWTAQGGIGIVASRLTVEGPLVKDKSSLLLSGRGAYADLFLNMIPNDTVRSSRASFYDANLKWSYIFGERSRVYVSAYRSGDRFRLAGDTTFQWATTAGSVRWNYLLRKNLFANLSVAASQYQYDVSQMQDTAQAFRWLADVRYQSGKLDMSYYPGSKNQLTFGGSLTRYELEPGNFQPGVYNRTEAPQNLDNTYGLEAAFYASDEIKLGARVTMQLGLRYSLYQQRGAGKTYLFREGVPRLESALVDTLFYGTDALMQQYGGWEPRLAMRIGLSDQTSLKLSYQRMRQYIHLISNTTAVTPTDIWKLSDRYLPPQIADQYTVGLFRNFRSNAYETSLEAYYKPIQNLIDYREGATLLRNPLPETALLTGQGKAYGVEFLIQKKEGRLKGWMSYTYSRTLRQITGTFPEDQISLGEWYPANYDKPHLLNLNGTYQIRQRVQFTATFVYNTGRPVTYPVGRFQYQGIALPIYTYRNQGRIPDYHRLDVALTLEESLRKSKKWRGSWTFAVYNLYGRRNAYSVFFRSRGGLYPEIYKLSVIGAAIPSITYNFRF; encoded by the coding sequence GTGAAACCACCCACCCGCTACCTACTTTTTTGCCTCTTCGGGCTGTGCGCTTTTTTTTCGCTTCGGGCGCAGCAGGCCACCGTTCAGGTAACCGACCGGTTCGAAAACAAACCCGTCGCCCAGATTCTGGCCGACTGGCAACAGCGCTATGCCGTGCGCTTTTTTTACCAGCCGCCCTGGCTGGCCGGGCAGACCGCCACCGCTACGTTTCAGGAGACGCCGCTGGCGCAGGCATTGGCGCAGGTACTGGCCTCCAGCAAGTTGTACGCCTTGTTTTATAACGAACGCTACGTTGTGCTGTCGCCCGAGCCGTTGGGCGATGAGACCAGGCAGGTGACCCTGATCGACACAAACCAAGTGCAGGATGCGCCGTTCGGGCCGTTTCCGGGCGGGAGCGACTTCGCCCTGAGCGGCTATGTACGCGAAGCCGAAACCGGCGAGACGGTGATCGGAGGAGCAGTCTACATCGAAGAACTGGAGCGTGGCACGCAAACCAACGCCTTTGGCTTTTACGCCCTGAAAATTCCGGCCGGGCACTATCACGTCTATTTCCGGTCCATTGGCCTGGAAGATCAGATCGTGGAGGTAACGCTTACGGCCGACCAGACGCAGAACGTGGAATTGCGCGATGAGGCCATCCAGTTGCGTGAGGTGACGGTGATGGGCGAGGCCGAAGACGCCAACGTGCGCGACGTGCGGATGAGTGCGAGTAAGATGGAAATCAGTACGATGAAGCACATTCCGGCCGCTTTCGGCGAGGTCGATGTGGTGCGGAGCCTGCTGCTGCTGCCCGGCGTTACCAGCGTGGGCGAGGGGAGCGCGGGCTTCAACGTGCGGGGCGGCAGCGTGGATCAGAACCTGGTGCTGCTCGACGACATGCCTATTTTCAACGCCTCGCACCTGTTCGGATTCTTCTCGGGCTTCAACCCCGATGCGGTCAAGGACGTGACGCTGTACCGCGGGGGCGTACCGGCCTCGTACGGCGGACGGCTTTCGTCGGTGCTCGACGTCAAAATGAAAGACGGCAACACCAAAGAGTGGACCGCGCAGGGCGGCATCGGCATCGTGGCGAGTCGCCTCACGGTCGAAGGTCCGCTGGTGAAAGACAAAAGTTCGCTGCTGCTCAGCGGGCGGGGCGCGTACGCCGATCTGTTCCTGAACATGATTCCGAACGATACGGTCCGCAGCAGCCGCGCCTCGTTCTACGACGCCAACCTGAAGTGGAGCTACATTTTCGGGGAGCGGAGCCGGGTCTACGTATCGGCCTACCGCAGTGGCGACCGCTTCCGTCTGGCGGGCGACACGACGTTCCAGTGGGCTACCACGGCCGGTTCGGTGCGGTGGAACTACCTCCTCCGCAAAAACCTGTTCGCCAACCTGTCGGTGGCCGCCAGCCAATATCAGTACGACGTGAGTCAGATGCAGGACACCGCCCAGGCGTTCCGGTGGCTAGCCGATGTGCGCTACCAGAGCGGGAAGCTGGACATGAGTTACTATCCGGGCAGTAAAAACCAACTGACCTTCGGCGGCAGCCTGACGCGCTACGAGCTGGAGCCCGGCAATTTCCAGCCCGGGGTTTACAACCGGACGGAAGCGCCTCAAAACCTGGACAACACCTACGGGCTGGAAGCGGCGTTCTATGCTTCGGACGAAATTAAACTGGGGGCGCGCGTCACGATGCAACTCGGCCTGCGCTATTCGTTGTACCAGCAGCGGGGGGCGGGAAAAACCTATCTTTTCCGCGAGGGCGTGCCGCGCCTGGAATCGGCCCTTGTCGATACGCTCTTTTACGGAACCGATGCGCTGATGCAGCAGTACGGCGGATGGGAGCCGCGCCTGGCGATGCGGATTGGCCTCAGTGACCAGACGTCGCTCAAGCTCAGTTACCAGCGCATGCGTCAGTACATCCACCTCATTTCGAACACCACGGCCGTTACGCCGACCGACATCTGGAAGCTGAGCGACCGTTACCTGCCGCCGCAGATCGCCGACCAGTATACCGTCGGATTGTTCCGCAACTTCCGCAGCAACGCCTACGAAACGTCGCTGGAAGCGTATTACAAACCCATTCAGAACCTGATCGACTACCGGGAAGGCGCAACCCTGCTGCGCAATCCGCTCCCCGAAACGGCACTGCTCACGGGGCAGGGCAAGGCCTATGGCGTCGAATTTCTGATCCAGAAAAAAGAAGGGCGTCTGAAAGGGTGGATGAGCTATACCTACTCGCGCACGTTGCGGCAAATCACCGGTACCTTTCCCGAAGACCAGATCAGCCTCGGCGAATGGTATCCCGCCAACTACGACAAACCGCATCTGCTCAACCTCAACGGCACGTACCAGATCCGGCAGCGGGTGCAGTTTACCGCCACGTTCGTCTACAATACGGGACGCCCCGTGACCTATCCGGTCGGGCGCTTTCAGTACCAGGGCATTGCGCTGCCCATCTACACCTACCGCAACCAGGGGCGCATCCCCGACTACCACCGCCTCGACGTGGCCCTGACGCTGGAAGAGTCGCTGCGGAAATCGAAAAAGTGGCGGGGAAGCTGGACCTTCGCGGTCTACAACCTCTACGGCCGGCGCAATGCTTATTCGGTCTTTTTCCGGTCGCGGGGTGGGCTCTATCCCGAGATCTACAAGCTGTCGGTCATCGGCGCGGCCATTCCTTCCATTACCTACAACTTCCGTTTCTGA
- a CDS encoding DUF2911 domain-containing protein: protein MKKFFCFLVLMCFSLPLWAQLQLPQPSPSATLTQTVGLTDVTVEYSRPAKRGRTVFGELVPFGEVWRTGANASTKITFSDPVTFSGQQLPAGQYALYTIPQEGNWTVIFHKNLEHWGSDGYAEADDALRVTAPVQKTALPVESFTIGINNVDNEQATLDIAWDDRMVSVPFTVDAHTKAQANIQQALATAGDNWQPYAQAANYYLQNDLDAAQAMAWLDKSVSLTKHFWNLHLQSVAYAKRGDYQQALATAEQALPLAQEANNPFYIGQIQSNIADWQTKVPAKGKSKKKRS from the coding sequence ATGAAAAAGTTTTTCTGTTTCCTCGTTCTGATGTGTTTCAGCCTGCCCCTCTGGGCGCAATTGCAGTTGCCGCAGCCCAGTCCGTCGGCAACGCTAACGCAAACCGTGGGCCTGACCGACGTCACCGTCGAGTACTCGCGTCCTGCAAAACGCGGCCGTACGGTCTTTGGCGAATTGGTGCCCTTCGGCGAAGTGTGGCGTACCGGAGCCAATGCCTCGACAAAAATCACCTTTTCCGATCCGGTCACCTTCAGCGGCCAGCAGTTGCCCGCCGGGCAATACGCGCTTTATACCATTCCGCAGGAGGGCAACTGGACGGTCATTTTCCACAAAAATCTGGAGCACTGGGGTTCGGATGGGTATGCCGAAGCCGACGATGCCCTGCGCGTAACGGCCCCCGTCCAAAAGACGGCCCTGCCGGTAGAGTCGTTCACGATCGGCATCAACAACGTCGACAACGAGCAGGCCACGCTCGACATCGCGTGGGACGATCGGATGGTGTCGGTGCCGTTTACGGTCGATGCCCACACCAAAGCCCAGGCCAATATCCAGCAGGCCCTCGCGACGGCGGGCGACAACTGGCAACCCTACGCCCAGGCCGCCAATTATTACCTCCAGAACGACCTCGATGCCGCTCAGGCAATGGCCTGGCTCGACAAATCGGTCAGCCTGACAAAACACTTCTGGAACCTGCACCTGCAATCGGTGGCGTATGCCAAGCGCGGCGACTATCAGCAGGCACTCGCCACGGCCGAACAAGCACTGCCGCTGGCGCAAGAAGCCAACAATCCGTTCTACATCGGACAGATCCAAAGCAACATTGCCGACTGGCAGACCAAAGTGCCTGCCAAAGGGAAAAGCAAGAAAAAGCGCAGCTAA